GATGGCCTGCAGCACCGCCCGGTCGGCCGGGGTGCCGCCATAGGCCAGGCCGTCGCCGTGCATCGAGACCACCGCCGCGTCGGCGCGGTCGATCCCGTTCACCCGCCAGTCGAACGGGATCGTCGCCTTGGCGGCCTGCTCCACCTTGGGCCGGATCGCGCACGACCCGCAGCGCAGGTCGTCGCCGAACCAGGCGACCACCAGGGTCACCTCCTGCACGTTCGGCAACTGCGCCTGCAGCTGGTCGAGCGACACCACCAGGTCGGGGCGGCCCTCGCCGTTGTTCAGGGTCTCGGCCGTGGTCCGGGTCAGGCCGTCGCGGCGCAGGACGATATCGGTGGCGTAGACGAACTCGCCCGCGCCGGGGATCAGGCACACGCCCTTCAGGCGCTCCTCCAGGCCGGGCGCGCCGGCGCGTGGCCGGTGGAACACCTCGAACGACAGCTGCGGCGGACGATTGCCGTACGCCCCCAGCGGCAGGTCCTCGAACACCACATAGGCCGTACCGCGATAGGCCGGCGCCCCTCCTGCATCACTAGGGCCCTCGACCGCCGCGATCAGCGGATCGGGAAGCTGGTCCTCGGCCCCGGTGTGGACGCGCATGACCACCCCGGCCATGTCCAGCGGCTTGCCGTCGGCCCAGACCCGGCCCAGGCCGTCGATCGGCCCTTCGCAGACGGCGACGGCGAACGACAGGCTGTAGGCGGCGCTGGTGGTCTTGGCGCCCTTGCTTCCGCCCGAGCGGGCCTCGATCCAGCGCTCCTTGAACCGCGCCGCCCAGATCACCTGGCCGGCCACGCGGGCCCGGCCGAACACCGCCGCCATCGGCGCGCCCTCGGCGGCGCCCGACAGCCGCAGCTCGGGGATGCGCGGCCCGATCCGGCGCGCCGGGGTCAGGGCGTTGATCGCGGCGGTGTCGATCGCCGCGCCCGCCGCCAGGCCGATCGCGCCGCCGATGGGCCCCGCCACGGCCGTGCCGACGGCGGAGAGAATGACCTGGGCCATGGGGAATGTCCTTCAGGGTTCGGGAAAACGGAAGGCGGCGACCAGCCGCTCGCGCCACCAGCGGCCCAGCCAGCTCTCGACGCAGGCGCGGCCCCAATAGGCGTGGATCATGCGGTCGTCGGCCGAGCGGATGGCGCAGTGCTTGGCCGGGGCGTCCGGAGCCATGCGGAACAGCAGCACGTCGCCGGGACGGGCGGCGGCGGGGTCCAGCGGGATCAGCCGGCGGACCAGCGCCTCATGGAGCAGCTCGCGGCCGCCCAGCTCGGCCCAATCGGGGCGGTAGGGCGGCGGGGTCTCGGGCTCGGCGCCATGCAGCGCCCGCCAGACGCCGCGCACCAGGCCCAGGCAATCGCAGCCGACGCCGCGCAGGGCGGCCTGGTGCTGGTAGGGCGTGCCGAGCCAGAGGCGGGCTTCGGTCAGGGCGCGATCACTGACGGAGTCAGGCGCGGCGAACACTTGCCCCCTACGGATCGCTTCGCGATCGTCTTCCCCCGCAGGGGGAAGAGGCGCTTGCGCGAGCCTCCGCCCCCTGCGGGGGCGGACAGACCGCGAAGCGGTCAGGTGGGGGCAAGTGGGTGAGCTACCGCCGCCCGCCGTCATTGCGCTCCCCCTCGCTGGGATACAGCGTCAGGAAGTCCTCCCCAGGCGCCGCCGGAAAGCCCCGGAAGTTCAGCCCGTTGCCGAACACCGCCCGGCACGTGACCCAGCGCTTGTCGCAAGCCGCCCCCGGAAACGCCGTCGCATCGACCCCGCAGCGCGCGTCGCCGAACGCCGCGTCGCAGGACCGGCCGAAGGTCCGCCCGGCCACGCGGTCCAGCGCCGCCAGCGGCCCCTCCAGGGCCAGGGTGAAGGCCCCGCCCTCGGCCTTGGCCGAGGCCACCCGCGCGGTCCACAGCCGCATCGACAGGCTCGGCGCCGACCAGTCGACCACCCGGCAGTCCACCCGCGCCCCGTCATAGAGCCCGGCCGCGAGATCCGCCTCCGACAGCGCCGCGTCGTCGAAGCCGCCGACCGCCGTGGCCAGGCCGGGCGCGTAGCCGGTCGCCGTCTCGGCGGCCCCGGCGGTCCAGCCGCTGGCGGCGCGACAAGCCACGCCGTCGACCACCAGGTCGCGGTCGTGGTCGGTGAAGCCCAGCACCACGCCGTCGGCGCGGGTCAGGATCCAGGCCTGGCACAGGCTGGCCGCGCCGCTCTCCAGGCGATCGGTCAGCTCGGATGGAACGGCGCGCATCAGACCCGCACCTCGACCAGGGCCACGGCCCCGACCCGGGCGGCGTTGAAGCTTTCCATCGTCAGATCGATGCGGTCGCCGTCGAAGCGCACGGGCGTGTCGAACTCGAAGCCGGCGGTCACCGCCGCGCCCGCCGCCGGGGCGCTCGTCAGGGTCACCAGGCCCGTCGCCGCATCGACCGCGTAGGCGGCGGCCGCCAGGGCGACGCCGGCCACCGCGACCTTGACCGTGCCGGCCACCGGCTTGGTGATCGGCCGGACCACCGCCGTCGCGCCGGTCCCGTAGGTCTTGGCCAGGGCGAAGGTCTTGCGGGCGCCGTCACCGGTTCCGATCGGCTGGTCCGTGGCGGCCGGCGCCTGAGACGGCGCGCACGACTTGAAGTCGGCCGGGTCGCGGAAGCGAAAGCCGTGCAGCCGCCCGCGCCGCGCCTCGAAGAACGCCACCAGCTCGGCCGCGTCGTCCAGCGGCCGCACAGCCGTGCCGATCAGATAGCGCCGGCACCCTTGGGACCAAGGGCTGGACCGCCGCTCGAAGCCCGAGCCCAGGGTCGTCACCCGGGTCCGCCGCTCGACCCCGCCGGTGCAGCCGAACGCCAGCCGCGCGGGCAGGCGCGTCTCATGGAACGCGGTCATGGAAGACTCCGTCTGAAACCCTCTCCCATGGGGAGAGGGAGGGGCCCGCGCGAAGCGTGGGAGGGTGAGGGGGTGGTGCGTTGGCCGGCGCGCCGGCAGGGCGTTCGCGCGAAGTCGGCGAGGGTGAAGAACCCTGCAGGTTAAACCCGCGTCATGACTTGCAATTCACTTAAACCGCGTGTCCGCCGGTCCTAATCTCGCCTCAAGATTGGGAGCTGGAAATGGACTGGAAATCGCTGTTCTTCTCCGCCGAGGGCCGCATTGGCCGTCAGGCGTTCTGGATCGGTTGGCTGATGCTGCTGGGCGCGCATGTGATCGCCGGCTGGATCCCGCTGATCGGTCAGGTCATCGCGCTGGCCGCGATCTTCGCCTGGGTCTGCCTGTGCACCAAGCGCCTGCACGACATGGGCCGCACCGGCTGGTGGCAGGTCGTGCCGATCGTGCTGGGACCCGTGCTGATCGTCGGCTCGGCGATGTGGATCGGCCTGGGCGCGATCCTGGCCGAGGTCACCAACGGCGACGCCGGCTTCGCCGCCCTGGCGGGCGTCGGCGGCCTGTTCGTCAGCCTGGCCATCGCCTGCGTCTCGGTGCTGGCCTTCACCCTCTGGGTGGGGATCAGCGAAGGCCAGGTCGGCGAGAACCGCTACGGCGAACCGCCGCTGACCCCGGCGATGGTGTAGGATCGAAGGCGGAAACCTTGGTTTTTAAGCTTTCCCCATCGCTTCAACGATGGGGAAATGGCTTATGGCCTTCTACGCCTACATCGTCGCCAGCCAGCGAAACGGGACGCTCTATACAGGGTCCACCGACGATTTGCCGCGTCGGATCGAAGAGCATCGTGGATATTTCCGCGACGGGTTCACGGCTAAGTACGGCTGCACGATCCTTGTCTGGTGCCAAGTATTTGAAACGCGCGACGCCGCGTTTCGCCGCGAGCGGCGGATCAAGGAATGGCGACGATCCTGGAAACTGCAGTTGATCGAGGCCGACAACCCAACCTGGCGAGATCTGTTCGCCAATCTAAACCTCAACGCCTGATTATATATCCGCTCATCCCGGCGAACGCCGGGACCCAGATCCTAAAACTGGGTGGCTGATTGGAAAAGCTCAACGCTCATGGCGTCAACCACACCGCCATTCCATCTGGGTCCCGGCGTTCGCCGGGATGAGCGGTTTGTTTCTATAACCGCCGCGCGCCCAGGCTCACCGCCCGCGCCAAGGCCTGGGCCAGCTGAGCGTCCGAGCGGGCCAGGCTCGCCGTGTCGCCGCCCTGGACATTGATCGTGACGTTCATCCCGCCGCCGCCCGCCGGCTCGATCGCGCCGGCGGCGGCGGGACGGAACAGCTCGGGGCCGCGCTCGCCGACCAGGTAGGCGCCGCCGGCCGCGACCGGGCCGCCATCGGCCCTCGCGCCGGAAAACGCCGAACCCACCGCCCCGGCCAGGGCCTTGGCCAAGCCGCCGCCTCCGCCCGCGCCGCTCGACACCGCGTCCAGCACCGCCCTGGCCAACTCGCCCAGGCTGATCTTGCCGTCGGCGACCGCGTGGGTCAGCGAGCGGGCCAGGCTGGCGCCAGCCTTGGCGAAGGCGTCGTCGATGGCGCGGGCCGCCTGCTCGGCCGGAGCGCGTAGCGCGGTCAGGGCGGCGGCCGCCTCGGCGGCGCGGGCGGGGACGGCGTCCAGGCCGTCCGGATCGAAGTCGCTCATGGGGTCTCCTCATCGGGGAAGCGGGCGATCAGGGCGTCCAGCGCCGCGCGGTTCAGCGCCGGCGCGGCCGGGGCCTCGGTCAGGGCGCGCCACTCGGCCAGGGACAGCCGCCAGAACGTCTCGGGCGGGATGGCCAGGGTCAGCGTCGCCAGCCGCAGGGCCGCGCGCCAGCGGGCGTTCACGCGCACGCCGCCAGAGCCGCCACCACGGCCGCGACGGCTTCGGGGATCGACACCGCGTCCAGCCCCGCCGGATCCTCGCCGCCGCCGTCCAGCAGGGCGGCCAGGACGCTCAGCAGTTCGGCGGCCGACAGCCGACCGAAACGCTCCGGCAGGGCGCTCCAGTCGTCCAGGCCCAGCGCGGCCTCGATCCGGGCCAGGGCGCCGAGGGTCAGGCACAGGCGGCGCGGGGTTCCGGCGAGGGGGACGACGACCTCGCCCCGGGCGGGGTTGGGATTGAGCATGCTAGATCGCCGTGAACGTCACCGCCCCGGCCGAGGCCAGGGACAGGGCGAACGAGGCCTCGCCGTCGTAGTCGCCGGCATATTCCAGGGCCGCCACCAGGAACGGCCCCTCCAGCTGGACGAAGTCGGGGATCACCAGGCGCCACACCCGGGCGGTCTGGGCGAAGAAGCTGTCGCGCACCGCGGCGTCCGAAGCCGCGTCGCGGAATACGCCGCTGCCCGAGACGGCGACCGAGCGCACGCCCGATCCGGCCAGCAGCTCGCGCCAGCGGCCGGCGCTGTCGCCGTCGGTGGCGTCGATGGTCTGGGCGTTGAGGCTGATCGTGCGGGCCCGCAGGCCGGCCACGGTGGTGAAGACCGGCGTGGCGGCGCCGTCGCTGATCTTCAGGAGGATGTCTTTGCCGGCTTGGGCGGCCATGGGGGATCTCCGGTTTATGGAATTGCGGCGATCACTTGCCCCCTCCGGGCCTACGGCCCTCCTCCCCCGAAGGGGGAAGAGCCTTTCGGCTCGAAGGCTCCGCCCCCTATCGGGGCGGACAGACGGCGAAGCCGTCAGGTGGGGGCAAGGGGGTGAGTTTGCTGTCGTTCAGACGCTCTCGGTCACCGCCCGCACCCGCAGCACGCCCAGCGACAGCTCGCGGTCGGCGGCGCGGAAGACGTCGGCGTAGGTGACGCGCAGGGTGACCAGGCGGCGGCCGCTAACGGCCAGCGCGGCGTTGTGGAGGGCCGCGCGGACGGCGGCGGTGACGGCGCGCGCCTCCTCCGGCCCGCCGAACTTGCTGGCGCAGGTGACGGTCAGCAGGTGCTCCAGACCGTCGGCCTCGGGCCCGAACGGCCGGCTCTCCTGGCGGCCCAGGCTGACGCACGGATAGACCGGATGGCGCGGGGCGTCGGCGTGGACGCGGGCGGCGACCAGGGCCGAGACGGCGGGCGCGGCCTTCAGAGCCTCGACCAGGGCGGCGGCGACGGCCGCGTCCGGACCCAAATTGCCGGGGCCGCTCACAGCCGGGCCTCGCGATAGGGCGCCAGCCAGGCGTCGACGAGACCCGGCGGCGGCTCGGACCCGTCGCGGTGCTCGTAGGCGTGGGCGACCAGGACCAGCACGGCCAGGCGCAGCGGCGCGGGGCTGGCGGGCGTCAGGACGAGTCCCGTGGCGGCGGCGACGCGCGCCTCGGCGGCGTCGATCAGCAGAGTCACCAGGGCGTCCTCGCTGGCGTCGACCACGCGCAGGAAACCCTTGGCCTCGGCCAGGGTGGTGGAGAGGGGCATGTTGGGGGTTCCTGGAAGGAAGGGACTCCCCCCTCCGGTCCTTCGGACCACCTCCCCCACGGGGGGAGGTGTCGGCGCAGCCGACGGAGGGGGGAGTGTTTGGGGGCGTCAGAAGGCCGCGCTTACGACACCGCGAACTTCAGCAGCTTGATCGCGTCGAAGTTCTGCACCCCGCCGCCGACACGCTTGGTGGTGTAGAACAGCACGTGCGGCTTGGCCGAGTACGGGTCGCGCAGCACCCGCACGCCGGCGCGGTCGACGATCAGGTAGCCCTTTTCGAAGTCGCCGAACGCGATGGCCATGGCGTTGGCCGCGACGTCGGGCATGGCCTCGATCTCGGTCACCGGATAGCCCAGCAGCGACGCCGACTGACCCGGCTGCAGGGCCGCGTTCCAGATGTAGTTGCCTTGGGCGTCCTTGAACTTGCGCACCGCGCTGACCGTGCGGCGGTTCAGCACGAAGCGGCCGTTCTGGCGGTACTGGGTCTTGGTGGCGTAGATCAGGTCGATCAGCTTGTCGGTCGGGTTGCTGGCCGGCCAGGCGCCGGCGACGCCGGTGGCCAGATAGCCGACCTGGCCCCAGGTCGCCGCAGCGTCGGCGGCCGCCGTATAGGCCAGCAGGCCCTTGGGCTTGTTGACCCCGTCGCCGGCGATGAAGGCCGAGGTCTCCTGGGCGGCGAAGGCGTCCTGCACTTCTTCCGCCAGCCACTCGTCGATATTGACATAGGCGTCGTCGAGCAGGGCCTGGGTGGCGGCCGGGCTGGCGTAGAGCTCGCCGGCCGGGAAGTCGATCACGTCCAGGGTCGGGGCCGTGGTCTCCGGACGCGTCGCGGTCTCGGCCACCCAGCTGGCGGCCAGGCCGGCGGTGGAGACCGGCTTGCGGAACGTGCCCGAGCCGATGGTGCGCACCTGGCAGATGTCGCGCATGGGCGAGGACGCCTGCAGGCGGCGCAGGATCTGACGCTCCAACTCGGCCGGGGCGACATAGCCGCCGGCCGTGGCCACGCCTTCCGACAGGCCCTTGGCTTCCAGCAGCAGAGCCGGGGTTTCGCCGGTCTTGATGTAGCGGTCGAAGGCGGCCTTGCGCTCGTCGGGCACGGCCAGCCGCCCTTCGCCGCCGATCGCGGGCCTGCGCGCGTCGGCCAGCACGCGGTCCAGCCGCGCCTGGGCGTGGGAGACGGCGTCGTCGATGCGCGCGACCTTCTCCTCGAGCAGCACGTCGGCGCGCTTGGTCTCCAGCGCCTGGAGGCGCTGGTCGTTGGCGGCCTTGAAGCCCTCGAACGCCGCCAGCACCTCGTGCAGCGCCGCGCGGGCCTCGGGCGAGGCCGCGGCCTGTTTGGTTTCCTTCATGGGGATCTCCGGTTTTGGGAAGAGGCAAGACAAAGGTCCTCCCCCTGTGGGGGAGGCGATCGCGCAGCGATCGGTGGGGGGAGACGTCGGACGGCGGATCACTCCCCCCTCCGGCCCTCCGGGCCGCCTCCCCCACAGGGGGAGGGACTTTTGGGTTCAGCCGCCGACGCGCTTGAGCCGCGCGGCTTTCAACCGAGCCTGAGGCAGCATCGGGAAGGTGACGATCGACACCTCCCACAGCTCCACTTGCGTCAGCACGCGCAGGCGCCCCGTCTCGTCGGGGCGGGCCTTCACGGCGCGGAAGCCGATGGACAGGCCGTCCAGCGCCCCGGCCTCGACCAGGGCGGCGACCAGTCTTCCCCGCGGCGTCGCGCGTAGAATCCGTCCACGGACGAACAGGCCCGAGGCGTCCTCGGCGATCTCGTCCCAGACGCCGACGGGCTCGGCGTCGTCGTGCTGGTGCAGCATCTTCACCCCGGCCGGGCCGGTGCGGGCCAGGCTGGCGGCGAAGGCTCCGGCGGCGGTCACGTCGTCGTTGAGGTCGCGGGTCCAGAACAGGCTGGCGTGGCCTTCGATCTTCAGGTCTTCAGTCATGAAGGGCTCCTGTGCGGTGAGCACTTGCCCCCTACGGACCGCTTCGCGGTCGTCTTCCCCCACAGGGGGAAGAGCGCTCGGCGCGAAGGCTCCGCCCCCTACGGGGGCGGACAGGCGACGAAGTCGCCAGGTGGGGGCAAGTGGGTGAGCTACGGCCGGTCCAGCTTGCTCTCGATCCGGGCCAGCGAGGCCCGGGTGGCGTCGGCCTGGGTCTCCAGCCGCGCCAGGCGTTCGGCGACCGGGGCCTGGGCGTCGAGGCGCTGGCGCAGGTCGTCGATGCGGGCGCTGGCCCGCCCCGCCCACATCAGGGCGGCGGCGGCCTGCAGCGCCACGGCGACCAGCAGGCCGAGCGAAACCTGGCGGTCCAGCCGCCAGCGTTGGGGTGATGTCATGGGTGTCTCCGGTGCGGCGAACACTTGCCCCCTACGGACCGCTTCGCGGTCGTCTTCCCCCGCAGGGGGAAGAGGGGCGTCCTCCGCCCCCTATGGGGGCGGACAGGCGGCGAAGCCGCCAGGTGGGGGCAAGTGTCAGCCCTCCAGCCCCGCCAACCTTCTCCGCTCGGCATCGGTCAGGAAGCTCGCCCCCTCCAGCCGCGCCCACAGGGCGTCGCGCTCGGCCGACAGCGCCGGCACGGCGTCCAGGTCGCAGGCGATGCGCGCACCAGGGAACTTGGGCTCCAGCCACACCGACAGCGCCCGCGCCGCCCGCTCGGCCAGCGGGACCACGGTGTGCCGCCAGAACGCCCCGTTGGCCTCGCGGTAGTTGGCGTAGGTGGCGTCGCCCGGCACGCCCAGCAGTTGGGGCGGAACCCCGAAGGCCAGGGCGATCTCGCGGGCGGCGGCGGACTTGCCGGCGATGAAGTCCATGTCGGCGGGGCTCAGCGACATCGGCCGCCAGTCGAGGCCGCCTTCCAAGAGCAGCGGCCGGCCGGCGTTGGCCGTGCCGGCGTGGGCGTCGCCGAGCTCGGCCTTCAGCCGCTCGAACTGCTCGGCCGAGAGCCGGTCGCCGGCCTCGCGGTTGGCGTAGACCAGCGCCCCAGACGGCCGGGCCGAATTGTCGAGAAGCGCCTTGTTCCAGGCCCCCGAGGCGTTGTGCACGTCGATCGCGAAGGCCGCCGCCTCGAGCGGGGAGAATCCGTAGTGGTCGTCGGTGGGGTTGAACAGCTTCAGGTGCAGGATCGGCAGCCAGCCGGCCGCGTCGCGCCCGATCCGGGCGGTGCGGCCGGCGGCCTGGTAGTCATAGGCCAGCGGCCAGCCGCGCGGGCCGGGCACCACGGTCATCCGGTCGGGCCGCAGGGCGTAGAGCTCGGTCGGGACGTCGTCGTTTCCGCCCCCTTTGTCTTGGGCAGCTTCCAGGTAGCCGTTGCCCGCCACCTGCAGGCAACCGAAGAACGCCTCCATCAGATCGGCCCCGCCCTGTTCGCGATTGGGGCCTTGCAGCAGCTTGCGCAACGGATGGTCGTCGGCCCGCCGGCCGCCGACGAAGACGGTCAGCGGCACCGACGCGGCGGCCTCGGCGATCATCCGCACGCAGCGATAGGCGATGGGGTTCTTGCCGAACCCCTCCGACGCCAGGGCGGCATAGTCTCGCGGCGTCCAGCGGGGCCGCCCGGCCGTGGTCAGGGCGATCAGGCGCGCGGCCCGGGAGTCCTTGGTCTCCGGTGGACGGCGGGGTTTGAACAGGGGCATGGGCGCCTCGCGGAGGTTGAGAACAAAATGGGAACATGTTAGGGTGGAACCGCCCGCCGCACGCATCAATCCTCCGCCCCCTATGGGGGCGGACAGACCGCGCAGCGGTCAGGTGGGGCAAGGAGGTGAGCCACGTGAGCGCGCCACGACCGACGATCACCAACGCCAGACGGCTACGCAAAGCGATGCTGTTGCCTGAAGTGAAGCTATGGAATGCGATCCGAAGAGGGCAGCTCGACGGTTTGAAATTCCGCCGTCAGCATCCGATCGGACCGTATGTGCTGGACTTCTTCTGTGCGTCAGCGCGCCTAGCCGTCGAGGTCGATGGACAGACGCACTACAGCGACGACCAGCTGGAGAAGGATACAGCGCGGGACCGGTGGTTGGCGCGACAGGGCGTCATGACCTTGCGCATCCCCGCGAGTTGGGTGCTGGAAGACGTCGACATCGCGGTCGCCGCCATCCGTCAGCAACTCACCCACTTGCCCCCACCTGGCGGCTTCGCCGCCTGTCCGCCCCCATAGGAGGCGGAGGACAAGTGCACCGCCCCTCCTCTTCCCCCTATGGGGGAAGAGGATCGCGAAGCGATCCGTAGGGGGCAAGGGCGTGAGCTACAACACCGACAACCTCGGCCGTCGCCCCACCCCGAGCATCAGCTCGCTCACCGCCCAGACCAGCGCATCGGCCCGGTCAGGACTGTGATCCAGGTCCCCGGACCCCAGGGCCATCAGCTCCTCCTCCAGGGCCGGAAACGCCCCGCAGTGAACGACCCGGCCCTGCTCGTACAAAGCCGCCACCGGCTCGGCCCGGGCCCGCTTGCCCACCGAGGCCTTGACCAGTTTCACCGCGCAGGGCGGGCCGGCCTGGGCCAGGACGGAGCGGACCATGTCGCCGCCCTGGTTGGCCTCGGCCACCAGGGCGTCGGCGGTCCACGACACAGCGGCGTCGACCGCGCGGCGGGCCCAGCCGTTGGGCGACAGGCCCTTCGCGGTGCGGTCCGCCAGCACGAACGCACGGTCGCCGAACCGGCCAACGACCACGATCCCGCAGGCGTCGCCGCCCGCCGTGGCCGGCGGGTCGACGGCCACGACCACGCGGTCGAAGGCGGCCGGCGGCGCGCCCCGGCAGCGGGCCAGGTCCTCGGCGCGGAACAGCCCGCCCTCGCCCTCGACGATCAGGCCGTCCAGCTCCTGGGCGGCCAGGCGGGTGCCGCCGTAGAGGCTCTGCAGCGTCGACAGGAAGGCCGGCGCCAAATGGGCTTCGTTCGCCGACGTCGGCGCCCGGGTGTCGACCGTTCCCGGCTCGGCGATCAGGTTGCGCAGGGCGCGAATCGGCCGGGGCGTGGTGGTGACCACCAGGCGCGGATCGGTCCCCAGGCGCAGGCCGAAACGCAGCATGGCCAGGGTCTCGGCGGGCTTGGGCCAGGCGCAGAACTCGTCGGCCCAGGCGGCGTGGAACTGCGGACCGCGCAGGCTGTCCGGGTCCTCGGCCGAGAAGGCCTGGGCGACCGCGCCGTTGTGGAACTCCAGGCGCCGGCGGCTGGCGCGCCAGATCGGGCGCCGGCCGGCCGGATAGAGGCTCTTGAGGCCCGAAGGGCCCTCGATCATCACCTCGCGCACGTCATGGAAGGTGGGGCCGACGAGGGCGAGACTGCCGACATGCCGGGACTGCTCCTTGATCCAGGACGATCCCGCGAAGGTCTTGCCGGCCCCTCGACCGCCCAGGAACAGCCAGGTGCTCCAGGGGTCATCCGGCGGGAGTTGGTGCGCCGCCCTCGCCTTCCACGCCGCGAAACAGCGCGTGATCCGTTGCTCCGGCGCTTCTTCCAGCCAACTGCTTAGATTCTCGGGCGGATCGAGCAGCGTCCAGTCGCTGTCGTATATCGGCGTGAAGCTGCGCCATCCGTTCGGGGGTGCGACCACTGTCGTCATCCATTTCCTGCTCCTCTTGAGTGGCGGCGTTGTTCTCGTTGGCGGCTCTGGCCTTCATCGTGGAGGCCTTGATCGCCCGGGCGTTGGCCGCGATGTCGGCTCGCGCCCGACGCTTCATGGCCAAGATCTCGTGCATCCGGCGCGCCGTCAGGCCGACGGCGCCGAGCAGCTTGGTCTGTTCGAGCTCGGTGCGATGGGCGGTCGTGTCGTAGACCTGCTT
The window above is part of the Caulobacter soli genome. Proteins encoded here:
- a CDS encoding phage tail tape measure protein gives rise to the protein MSDFDPDGLDAVPARAAEAAAALTALRAPAEQAARAIDDAFAKAGASLARSLTHAVADGKISLGELARAVLDAVSSGAGGGGGLAKALAGAVGSAFSGARADGGPVAAGGAYLVGERGPELFRPAAAGAIEPAGGGGMNVTINVQGGDTASLARSDAQLAQALARAVSLGARRL
- a CDS encoding DUF3168 domain-containing protein; this translates as MSGPGNLGPDAAVAAALVEALKAAPAVSALVAARVHADAPRHPVYPCVSLGRQESRPFGPEADGLEHLLTVTCASKFGGPEEARAVTAAVRAALHNAALAVSGRRLVTLRVTYADVFRAADRELSLGVLRVRAVTESV
- a CDS encoding phage major tail protein, TP901-1 family → MAAQAGKDILLKISDGAATPVFTTVAGLRARTISLNAQTIDATDGDSAGRWRELLAGSGVRSVAVSGSGVFRDAASDAAVRDSFFAQTARVWRLVIPDFVQLEGPFLVAALEYAGDYDGEASFALSLASAGAVTFTAI
- a CDS encoding head-tail connector protein → MPLSTTLAEAKGFLRVVDASEDALVTLLIDAAEARVAAATGLVLTPASPAPLRLAVLVLVAHAYEHRDGSEPPPGLVDAWLAPYREARL
- a CDS encoding GIY-YIG nuclease family protein, translated to MAFYAYIVASQRNGTLYTGSTDDLPRRIEEHRGYFRDGFTAKYGCTILVWCQVFETRDAAFRRERRIKEWRRSWKLQLIEADNPTWRDLFANLNLNA
- a CDS encoding NlpC/P60 family protein, whose amino-acid sequence is MFAAPDSVSDRALTEARLWLGTPYQHQAALRGVGCDCLGLVRGVWRALHGAEPETPPPYRPDWAELGGRELLHEALVRRLIPLDPAAARPGDVLLFRMAPDAPAKHCAIRSADDRMIHAYWGRACVESWLGRWWRERLVAAFRFPEP
- a CDS encoding phage major capsid protein, yielding MKETKQAAASPEARAALHEVLAAFEGFKAANDQRLQALETKRADVLLEEKVARIDDAVSHAQARLDRVLADARRPAIGGEGRLAVPDERKAAFDRYIKTGETPALLLEAKGLSEGVATAGGYVAPAELERQILRRLQASSPMRDICQVRTIGSGTFRKPVSTAGLAASWVAETATRPETTAPTLDVIDFPAGELYASPAATQALLDDAYVNIDEWLAEEVQDAFAAQETSAFIAGDGVNKPKGLLAYTAAADAAATWGQVGYLATGVAGAWPASNPTDKLIDLIYATKTQYRQNGRFVLNRRTVSAVRKFKDAQGNYIWNAALQPGQSASLLGYPVTEIEAMPDVAANAMAIAFGDFEKGYLIVDRAGVRVLRDPYSAKPHVLFYTTKRVGGGVQNFDAIKLLKFAVS
- a CDS encoding GTA-gp10 family protein gives rise to the protein MLNPNPARGEVVVPLAGTPRRLCLTLGALARIEAALGLDDWSALPERFGRLSAAELLSVLAALLDGGGEDPAGLDAVSIPEAVAAVVAALAACA
- a CDS encoding phage portal protein yields the protein MRAAGGSTLTCSHFVLNLREAPMPLFKPRRPPETKDSRAARLIALTTAGRPRWTPRDYAALASEGFGKNPIAYRCVRMIAEAAASVPLTVFVGGRRADDHPLRKLLQGPNREQGGADLMEAFFGCLQVAGNGYLEAAQDKGGGNDDVPTELYALRPDRMTVVPGPRGWPLAYDYQAAGRTARIGRDAAGWLPILHLKLFNPTDDHYGFSPLEAAAFAIDVHNASGAWNKALLDNSARPSGALVYANREAGDRLSAEQFERLKAELGDAHAGTANAGRPLLLEGGLDWRPMSLSPADMDFIAGKSAAAREIALAFGVPPQLLGVPGDATYANYREANGAFWRHTVVPLAERAARALSVWLEPKFPGARIACDLDAVPALSAERDALWARLEGASFLTDAERRRLAGLEG
- a CDS encoding DUF2460 domain-containing protein; amino-acid sequence: MTAFHETRLPARLAFGCTGGVERRTRVTTLGSGFERRSSPWSQGCRRYLIGTAVRPLDDAAELVAFFEARRGRLHGFRFRDPADFKSCAPSQAPAATDQPIGTGDGARKTFALAKTYGTGATAVVRPITKPVAGTVKVAVAGVALAAAAYAVDAATGLVTLTSAPAAGAAVTAGFEFDTPVRFDGDRIDLTMESFNAARVGAVALVEVRV
- a CDS encoding HK97 family phage prohead protease, giving the protein MTEDLKIEGHASLFWTRDLNDDVTAAGAFAASLARTGPAGVKMLHQHDDAEPVGVWDEIAEDASGLFVRGRILRATPRGRLVAALVEAGALDGLSIGFRAVKARPDETGRLRVLTQVELWEVSIVTFPMLPQARLKAARLKRVGG
- a CDS encoding endonuclease domain-containing protein, whose amino-acid sequence is MSHVSAPRPTITNARRLRKAMLLPEVKLWNAIRRGQLDGLKFRRQHPIGPYVLDFFCASARLAVEVDGQTHYSDDQLEKDTARDRWLARQGVMTLRIPASWVLEDVDIAVAAIRQQLTHLPPPGGFAACPPP
- a CDS encoding phage tail assembly chaperone, with the translated sequence MNARWRAALRLATLTLAIPPETFWRLSLAEWRALTEAPAAPALNRAALDALIARFPDEETP
- a CDS encoding baseplate hub protein, which encodes MRAVPSELTDRLESGAASLCQAWILTRADGVVLGFTDHDRDLVVDGVACRAASGWTAGAAETATGYAPGLATAVGGFDDAALSEADLAAGLYDGARVDCRVVDWSAPSLSMRLWTARVASAKAEGGAFTLALEGPLAALDRVAGRTFGRSCDAAFGDARCGVDATAFPGAACDKRWVTCRAVFGNGLNFRGFPAAPGEDFLTLYPSEGERNDGGRR
- a CDS encoding DUF805 domain-containing protein translates to MDWKSLFFSAEGRIGRQAFWIGWLMLLGAHVIAGWIPLIGQVIALAAIFAWVCLCTKRLHDMGRTGWWQVVPIVLGPVLIVGSAMWIGLGAILAEVTNGDAGFAALAGVGGLFVSLAIACVSVLAFTLWVGISEGQVGENRYGEPPLTPAMV